The following is a genomic window from Triplophysa dalaica isolate WHDGS20190420 chromosome 22, ASM1584641v1, whole genome shotgun sequence.
gtgaatggcattttcattgtttatgaaagtcatttataatgatcagctggaaaataatgttttagtgCAAGCTTCATGTTATcaagttttgttttgccttCGTGTTGGAAAAATGTTAGTCAAAGAAGTGTGAAATTCCTTCAGAATTGCATCTAAACTATGCACATTTTGAGAATTGCATCTCAAAAAGTGCATTACACCTCATCAGATAAAATGTTGAAAGTTTATACCAGTCCGATCGCCTTTGTTCCACAGAGCCCATTTCCCAAAACACAATGTGTTGGAACCTGTGAGCTTCTTGCCAACATCTACTCTAAACATTCTGTATTTCTAGACTTTCAGTATCACCTTTGTCCTGCACTGTCATCTAAAGAATTGTACACATTTATTCATAACCTTGACTGAAGAAGAAAATGCGAAACAAAGATGTAAGTTTTGTCACCACCTCTACCGGTTCTGTTTTTTACTTATTCATTACTGTCCTTAAGGTGTATGTGGAGTGAAGTGTGTTACATGGAGTGATGTGTGTAATGTGTGGAAAAGGGAGAAGATTGTTTCTAAACTGTTAATAAAAAGTCTTTTTTAAAACTTCTCTGCGTATTGTGTAAAATCTTATGTTACTGaattttttatagaaaaatgtGACATCATTTAAGGATTGGTGCACTTACATGTTGAGTGTGTCTGAAGTTTAAGACTAGTACTACtacaaacagaataaaatgccacaaacagggctatttttaatttaagcaaAAATCACATTcgtaaattaaatgaacataatTTCAAAAATGTACAAGTGTCTATCATGGCCTGTAAGTGCTGCTTTATTCAATTACCAtagcaaaacaatacaaaagaaTAACTTCGAAACcccatttttttctgttaatataATAGTTTAAATACAGTTAATATAATACGATTACATGAAAAAGTACAAAGAATCTAAAACGATatgttactgtaaaaaacagaTTTGCTACAAGTGGTTTGTTATATGATAAGATGTGACTAACAAAAAATAACTCGTTGTCATCTCTGTCTTCTCAAAACCCAGACCCCAACCAGAGTACAGAAGCCTAGATTTGATGAGGTGTAGTGTCCTGGCTTTCTGCATCCTTTCTCTCGTGAGAGCATTCTTCATGTTGGAGTGCTTACTATACATCTTAGTTTAGACTGATCGTAGACTGAAATGGGatacttgtttttaaacaaaaaacttcAGTGAAAGAGCATTGGTTTGTCCATGTTGAACCTGTCTGAATGGATCTTGTAGAGAAGCACAGCCAGCATGACGAGACACAGGAGCCCGAACACGCCGGCAGCCACAGAGACCACGACCACTGCCTGATTCTGCCTCTGATCCTCATACACTGCGTAAACACACCAACATTTTAACTTAAACACTCACAGATCCAACACAGGCAGTTGTTTTGCATTATAAAAGCAACTGGAACAGAGAAACATGATAACATGTAATTATTATTGGACACTTAATATTTTGATACTGAATAGAATAATATAATGCTATGTTGTATCTAGAGAAATAAACGAATAGGCTATGGTTCCTAAATCAGATTTCcttgataaaataaatacacataccttgtcacataaataaatatatatatatacatgtatgtaatAGATGCTTACCTGTAACAATAGGTCTGGTTGGTTctaaaaagataaaagaaattGGTGAGTTCAAACATATAAGTTATGGAAAATATAATTATGCATATGCATTTACATATAGATAGTTGACATAGTGTATTCTCACATATTATGCACTCAAACCGGTCACTTCAGTTTAATAAAGCtcacatcatatttttatttgtcacaatGCAGGACCGTCCTAAAACTAACCATTAGCATACATGtaaaatttaacatttacccctgatgtaaaaatgttatgaaaatTAAGCAAATCATAAAAAAGGGGGCGGCAGAGCTAGTTGCTATCTTACCATTGTCCACTTTCGTGATAATTGGTCCCGAGCTCACCGTGGCAACATCACTAACCGAGGTTCCTTGAGCTGACTCCACATCTCTCCTCTTCCTCAAAGGACTCGTGCAATTCTAATCCGTGTCAGAAAATATCAACACACGTCTGTTAGATGCTGCGCAGATCTAGAGAAGGATTTTATCAAAGTGAATTTTGCACTTGATACCTGGCGTAATGATCTACAGAAAGTGGTCTCACAGAGTCTGGTGGAACAGTGCACAAAAAAGGTTGACACCGACCGGTTCTTGTGCTCGACAAAACGAAATGTCTCGAATGAGAACCGCGCAACCTGTTGTTCTCCATTCACACCCATAACGGTTTGTGGATCGTTGCTACATCTGAGAACGATATAATACACCAAAACTGAAATGAtcacttttaaatgtgcttatAGGAATTGTCCTCTCAAGTGTGTCTTtgaatataaattcatttttttatttgtatctaAGCATCATTGAAAATGTTTCGATGTAATATTGCTGTAAGCCTCCAAACTTACCCGACAAAGAAGTTAAAGGATGTGCTATTGGCTGGGTAAGGACTAGTGGTTGCATGGCAACGATCCAAGAGAACATTAAATCTACACAGAATACAAATGAAAAGTTATCTCTCAACTTTGAGCTACAggcattaaaaatgtgtttctcaaGAAAATGAGAACTTTGTAATATCATTCATGATTGTTTCCAGTAACTATGTGCTGTATGTGCACCACATACTTTTGTGTGAGATTAGTTGCTCGGACCTCCACAAAAACCCTGGTTTTCAGCGATAGACCCGTCGGAGGCACAAAGAGACGAGTTGTATATGTGAAATCCTTCAATCGGCACAGAAAATTACATTATGAGCACATCCTCATCAGACATCCCCAGTACCATCATCATGTACACGGAATATACAAAAATGGCCAGAAATGTGAATAACATAATACCTCAAACAGCATCATGCTCAGAGTGCTAATGAAACTGCCATTGTTGTCCTTTATTGCCAGACTCACACCAGAACTGTGTTTAGAAACACAATGTCAGAGAAACACCTGATCAGCTCATTAGCTCacattgataaaaacatatGAGGAGAGACTGGAGCAAGTTGTCACATTGGAACTTTTAGCATACGAGACACAATGTTTGTCTATCAGTCTGTACAATTAAAAGGTCAttttaaaatctaattaaacaaatgtttgtttttcaaacattattttctgtCTGAAAATGCGGTTTAATGGCAGGTTGCCtttgtgacaacttaccccataAGACAcgtgttgcattttttttgtcttgtgcaaTAATGTTCGGTGTGTTGTTGTTTCTTGCAGCCAAAACATTAGGATTTGTGCTTATATG
Proteins encoded in this region:
- the si:ch73-261i21.5 gene encoding zona pellucida-like domain-containing protein 1 isoform X1, which codes for MCPHFSCGFYGFKCLFTEYRNCAETPNITIGHFANCAFYFTANSDMTVVCGTNRMDLQILLCPIYYNGYNETTMALNGQFTKPECKGTADWTVDPPVLKFQFMITETSISECSNKLAITQEVGSGMFSDFSSIQSVNISGLVNSQDPNAGTITYRQDMVFLFSCRYPLQYLVNNTEMSVSGVSLAIKDNNGSFISTLSMMLFEDFTYTTRLFVPPTGLSLKTRVFVEVRATNLTQKFNVLLDRCHATTSPYPANSTSFNFFVGCSNDPQTVMGVNGEQQVARFSFETFRFVEHKNRSVSTFFVHCSTRLCETTFCRSLRQNCTSPLRKRRDVESAQGTSVSDVATVSSGPIITKVDNEPTRPIVTVYEDQRQNQAVVVVSVAAGVFGLLCLVMLAVLLYKIHSDRFNMDKPMLFH
- the si:ch73-261i21.5 gene encoding zona pellucida-like domain-containing protein 1 isoform X2, which produces MWKVLIVYQFVLILRCEAQNPCLTHSTYREPANSDMTVVCGTNRMDLQILLCPIYYNGYNETTMALNGQFTKPECKGTADWTVDPPVLKFQFMITETSISECSNKLAITQEVGSGMFSDFSSIQSVNISGLVNSQDPNAGTITYRQDMVFLFSCRYPLQYLVNNTEMSVSGVSLAIKDNNGSFISTLSMMLFEDFTYTTRLFVPPTGLSLKTRVFVEVRATNLTQKFNVLLDRCHATTSPYPANSTSFNFFVGCSNDPQTVMGVNGEQQVARFSFETFRFVEHKNRSVSTFFVHCSTRLCETTFCRSLRQNCTSPLRKRRDVESAQGTSVSDVATVSSGPIITKVDNEPTRPIVTVYEDQRQNQAVVVVSVAAGVFGLLCLVMLAVLLYKIHSDRFNMDKPMLFH